Proteins found in one Salinimonas lutimaris genomic segment:
- the hupB gene encoding nucleoid-associated protein HU-beta translates to MNKSQLIDQIAAGADISKAAAGRALDAFTDAVTAALKEGDQVALVGFGTFAVRERSARSGRNPQTGETIQIAAAKVPSFKAGKALKDACN, encoded by the coding sequence GTGAACAAGTCTCAACTAATCGACCAAATCGCTGCAGGTGCGGATATTTCTAAAGCGGCTGCCGGCCGTGCGCTGGATGCATTTACTGATGCAGTTACCGCAGCACTGAAAGAAGGCGACCAGGTTGCTCTAGTTGGTTTCGGTACATTCGCAGTTCGTGAGCGTTCAGCTCGCAGCGGCCGCAACCCACAAACTGGCGAGACTATTCAGATCGCAGCAGCAAAAGTACCATCTTTCAAAGCGGGTAAAGCTCTGAAAGACGCGTGCAACTAA
- a CDS encoding SurA N-terminal domain-containing protein gives MLERIREGSQGPWAMIIIGLVVLSFVFAGVGSYLTSSGSTAVAKVNGEEIDQATLERAYENQRARMEQQYGDSVAAMFSNEGYLKDFRRNVLEQLINNKVVEQQATELGLRVSDAQVKDTIRQMQAFQTAGEFDNERYLAVLRQSGFQPADFRDYLRTELTREQLTRALGVSSFALASEVNRAWDLQSQTRDGEYLMINSQDFADSVEISQQDLENYYQANITAFDTQEKVNLAYVTLSVDDLKGDVNVSEQQIEDYYQNNQDRYREEEERRVSHILIEFGDDKDAARQKAESLHQELEQGADFATLAEENSDDTFSAENGGDLNFISRDMMDPAFDESAFGLAEAGDVSQVVETDFGFHIIKLTDIKPEQVTALADVKEEIRSTLQQDQAMERFYELRSRMDEVAFEVPDTLQDVAGVANQPVRETGLFARSQAPESVSNAEVLNLAFSPELIEDRVNSEVIELDENSVIVVRVKEHEAQRTRELAEVKSDIETQLRAKKSQQAAVSWAEELLTSLTAGEDVQESLQAHSLSWQPAEKVSRNPGELPRAVVNSLFTLSMQEGQSLDVAELANGDVAVVRLTAVHKPDAPAQELVNSLRQRLGQAYGQSAYQSYVNGLRSEAEVEILVQ, from the coding sequence ATGCTAGAAAGAATCAGAGAAGGTTCTCAGGGCCCGTGGGCCATGATCATTATCGGCCTGGTGGTCCTTAGTTTCGTCTTTGCTGGTGTAGGCAGCTATCTGACCTCTTCAGGCAGCACTGCAGTGGCAAAAGTGAATGGCGAAGAAATTGACCAGGCAACCCTGGAGCGGGCTTATGAAAACCAGCGCGCACGAATGGAGCAGCAGTACGGGGACAGCGTAGCGGCGATGTTTTCCAACGAAGGCTACCTGAAAGATTTTCGTCGTAATGTTTTAGAGCAGCTGATTAATAATAAAGTGGTTGAGCAACAGGCCACTGAGTTGGGTTTACGTGTCAGCGATGCGCAGGTCAAAGATACCATTCGTCAGATGCAGGCTTTCCAGACAGCCGGTGAATTTGATAACGAGCGTTATCTGGCAGTGCTGCGTCAAAGTGGTTTCCAGCCTGCAGATTTCCGTGATTATCTGCGTACCGAACTGACTCGTGAACAGCTCACTCGCGCACTGGGCGTATCGTCATTTGCGCTGGCCAGCGAAGTGAATCGCGCCTGGGATTTACAGTCCCAGACGCGCGATGGCGAGTATCTGATGATTAACAGCCAGGACTTTGCTGATAGTGTGGAAATTTCACAACAGGATTTGGAAAATTATTATCAGGCGAACATCACGGCTTTCGATACTCAGGAAAAAGTGAATCTGGCTTATGTAACGCTGTCTGTTGATGACCTGAAAGGCGACGTAAACGTTAGCGAGCAGCAAATTGAAGATTATTATCAGAATAATCAGGACCGGTATCGTGAAGAAGAAGAGCGTCGCGTGTCTCATATTCTGATCGAGTTTGGTGATGACAAAGATGCTGCCCGTCAAAAAGCAGAGAGCCTGCATCAGGAGCTGGAGCAGGGCGCTGATTTTGCTACGCTGGCAGAAGAAAATTCAGACGATACCTTCTCTGCTGAAAATGGTGGTGACCTGAATTTCATCAGCCGTGACATGATGGATCCGGCATTTGATGAGTCTGCGTTTGGTCTTGCTGAGGCTGGCGATGTTTCTCAGGTTGTCGAAACTGACTTTGGTTTCCACATCATAAAACTGACAGATATTAAACCAGAGCAGGTGACAGCCCTGGCTGACGTGAAAGAAGAGATTCGTTCTACCCTGCAACAGGACCAGGCGATGGAGCGTTTTTATGAGCTTCGCTCGCGTATGGATGAAGTGGCCTTTGAAGTGCCTGATACACTGCAAGATGTGGCGGGTGTTGCCAACCAGCCGGTCCGGGAAACAGGTTTATTTGCCCGGTCTCAGGCCCCTGAGTCGGTCAGTAATGCTGAAGTACTGAACCTGGCCTTTTCGCCTGAACTGATTGAAGATCGCGTTAACAGTGAAGTCATTGAGCTGGATGAAAATTCGGTTATCGTAGTGCGTGTGAAAGAGCATGAAGCTCAGCGTACCCGTGAGCTGGCAGAAGTAAAATCGGACATTGAAACCCAGTTGCGGGCAAAAAAGTCACAGCAGGCGGCGGTAAGCTGGGCTGAAGAATTACTGACCAGCCTGACTGCCGGTGAAGACGTGCAGGAAAGTCTGCAGGCGCATTCTTTGAGCTGGCAGCCGGCAGAAAAGGTCTCCCGTAATCCGGGCGAACTGCCTCGTGCGGTGGTAAACAGCTTATTTACCCTGTCAATGCAGGAAGGTCAGTCTCTGGATGTTGCCGAACTGGCCAATGGCGACGTGGCTGTGGTCAGGCTGACCGCGGTACATAAACCGGATGCACCGGCTCAGGAACTGGTTAACAGTCTGCGTCAGCGTCTGGGTCAGGCTTACGGGCAGAGCGCTTACCAGAGCTATGTGAATGGCCTGCGTAGCGAAGCTGAAGTAGAGATTCTGGTTCAGTAG
- a CDS encoding GNAT family N-acyltransferase: protein MFTVDDVLNKHYPQVASHPWLFKSLSFALRRLLHEQDIAEFGAAYPHYHDIDFVEQVLEYFNISYSTRDVEKERIPSDGRVVIIANHPIGSLDALALIKLLSEVRHDVKVVANQMLMEIEPLHNMLLPVNNMQGGTPKQHLSAISRHLEQEGALLIFPAGEVSRLRPQGVRDTHWHTGFLRIARQTKSPVLPVYIDAKNSPLFYGVSMVYKPLATALLVKEMFRQRRKHLPMRIGELIPHQGYQNLSIPLKDQVKLFKRHLYRIGSNKKGVLPTQAAVALPEDRKELCRAIKQCELLGHTGDGKHIYLYQHGGYSPVMREIGRLREVAFRAVGEGTNRRRDIDQYDSHYYHLVLWDDSDLEIVGAYRFGDAQTLTAPDHPTGLYSATLFSYGQDNQALFGAGLELGRSFVQPRYWGKRSLDYLWFGIGAFLSRYPKYQYLFGAVSISNGYPQPAKDLLVEFYRTHFPARFGQAASRLPYRVSQDILHTFAGEDYKAEFTELKHLLANMGVNVPTLYKQYTEVCEPGGVAFLDFNIDPDFADCIDGLVVVDLATLTVKKRKRYMTQPSLSKTA, encoded by the coding sequence ATGTTTACTGTTGATGACGTGCTTAATAAACATTATCCCCAGGTTGCCTCGCATCCCTGGCTGTTCAAGTCTTTGTCGTTTGCGCTGCGACGGTTGCTGCACGAGCAGGATATTGCCGAATTTGGTGCCGCATACCCGCATTATCATGACATCGATTTTGTGGAGCAGGTGCTGGAATATTTCAATATCTCGTATTCTACCCGCGATGTGGAAAAAGAGCGTATTCCCAGTGATGGCCGGGTAGTCATTATCGCTAATCATCCAATAGGCTCGCTGGATGCGCTGGCACTGATAAAACTGCTCAGTGAAGTTCGCCACGACGTCAAGGTAGTGGCCAATCAGATGCTGATGGAGATTGAACCATTGCATAATATGTTGCTGCCGGTGAACAATATGCAAGGTGGCACACCCAAACAGCATTTATCCGCCATTAGCCGACATCTGGAGCAGGAAGGTGCACTGCTGATATTTCCGGCCGGTGAAGTGTCCCGTCTGCGCCCTCAGGGCGTACGCGACACTCACTGGCATACTGGCTTTCTGCGCATTGCACGACAAACAAAATCCCCGGTGTTGCCGGTGTACATTGATGCCAAAAACTCACCGCTGTTCTATGGCGTATCGATGGTTTACAAGCCGCTGGCCACAGCGTTACTGGTTAAGGAAATGTTCAGGCAACGTCGCAAACATTTACCCATGCGCATTGGTGAGCTTATCCCACATCAGGGATATCAGAATTTATCTATTCCATTAAAAGACCAGGTCAAACTCTTCAAGCGCCACCTGTACCGGATTGGCAGTAACAAAAAGGGCGTGCTGCCCACTCAGGCTGCGGTAGCTTTACCCGAAGACCGCAAAGAACTGTGCCGCGCCATAAAGCAATGTGAGCTGCTGGGTCATACCGGCGACGGTAAACATATTTATCTGTATCAGCATGGCGGTTATTCGCCGGTGATGCGTGAAATTGGCCGGCTGAGGGAAGTTGCTTTTCGGGCAGTCGGAGAAGGAACCAACCGCCGCCGCGATATTGATCAGTATGACAGTCACTATTATCACCTGGTGTTATGGGATGACAGCGATTTAGAAATTGTCGGGGCTTACCGGTTTGGAGACGCTCAGACGCTGACCGCTCCGGACCACCCTACCGGCCTCTACTCAGCCACATTATTCAGTTATGGGCAGGACAATCAGGCATTGTTCGGCGCCGGACTGGAACTGGGCAGAAGCTTTGTACAGCCCCGTTACTGGGGCAAGCGCAGCCTGGATTATCTGTGGTTTGGCATCGGCGCCTTTTTAAGCCGTTATCCAAAATATCAGTATTTATTCGGGGCGGTAAGTATCAGTAACGGGTATCCGCAACCGGCTAAAGATTTGCTGGTTGAGTTTTACCGCACGCATTTTCCGGCCCGCTTCGGTCAGGCGGCATCCCGACTGCCCTACCGGGTTTCGCAGGATATACTGCATACCTTTGCCGGTGAAGACTACAAGGCAGAGTTCACCGAGCTTAAACATCTGCTGGCCAATATGGGCGTCAACGTGCCTACGTTATACAAACAGTACACTGAGGTGTGTGAGCCGGGTGGCGTGGCATTTCTTGATTTCAATATTGACCCGGATTTTGCCGATTGTATTGATGGCCTGGTGGTCGTTGACTTAGCCACGCTGACCGTCAAAAAGCGTAAACGCTATATGACGCAGCCCTCCTTGTCAAAAACAGCCTGA
- a CDS encoding UDP-2,3-diacylglucosamine diphosphatase: MQYAHYKTLWLSDLHLGNRDCKADYLLHFLNNISVDTLYLVGDIVDMWEMSRQFRWPEAHNKVMHKLMAMSNEGTRVVYLPGNHDAPVQSYSGMAFGDIEIERELIHITSQGKKYLVLHGDQFDADVTLGKFHAWMGDKAYDLLLFLNRWFNRFRHWRKREYWSLAGYIKRHIKGANEAIERYRAACCKRAADLQLDGVICGHIHHPESSMVNGIHYINDGDWVENCSALAEDSQGNLSLIHYLQEIDTATSVSILNPDTKTSRAA; this comes from the coding sequence ATGCAATACGCTCACTACAAAACGCTCTGGCTATCAGATTTACATCTGGGCAACCGCGACTGTAAAGCAGACTACCTGCTGCATTTTCTGAATAATATCTCGGTCGATACCCTGTATCTGGTTGGCGATATCGTCGACATGTGGGAGATGTCCCGACAATTCCGCTGGCCTGAAGCACACAATAAAGTCATGCACAAATTAATGGCCATGAGTAATGAGGGCACCCGGGTCGTCTACCTGCCCGGCAATCATGATGCGCCTGTTCAGTCCTATTCAGGGATGGCGTTTGGTGATATCGAAATTGAGCGGGAACTGATACATATCACGTCCCAGGGTAAAAAGTATCTGGTGTTACATGGAGATCAGTTTGATGCCGATGTCACGCTGGGAAAATTTCACGCCTGGATGGGCGATAAAGCCTACGACCTGCTGCTGTTTTTAAATCGCTGGTTCAATCGTTTTCGACACTGGCGTAAGCGCGAATACTGGTCGCTGGCCGGATATATCAAGCGGCACATCAAAGGCGCTAACGAAGCGATTGAACGCTATCGCGCCGCCTGCTGTAAACGAGCCGCCGATTTGCAGCTCGACGGGGTAATTTGCGGTCATATCCATCATCCTGAAAGCAGTATGGTCAACGGGATTCACTATATCAACGATGGCGACTGGGTTGAAAACTGCTCAGCGCTGGCAGAAGACAGTCAGGGCAATCTTTCACTGATTCATTATCTGCAAGAAATAGATACCGCAACATCGGTCTCTATTCTAAATCCAGACACCAAAACGTCCCGCGCCGCCTAG
- the rpsT gene encoding 30S ribosomal protein S20 has protein sequence MANIKSAKKRAIQAEKRRQHNASRRSMTRTSIKKVVAAIANGDKEGAQSALAAATPVLDRMATKGLIHKNKAARHKSRLAAQIKAL, from the coding sequence TTGGCTAACATTAAGTCTGCTAAGAAACGTGCAATTCAAGCCGAAAAGCGTCGTCAGCATAATGCCAGCCGCCGCTCCATGACTCGTACAAGTATCAAGAAAGTAGTAGCTGCTATCGCTAATGGCGATAAAGAAGGTGCACAATCTGCACTGGCTGCTGCCACTCCAGTTCTTGACAGAATGGCTACCAAAGGTTTGATTCACAAGAACAAAGCTGCTCGTCATAAGAGCCGTCTGGCTGCGCAAATTAAAGCGCTGTAA
- the murJ gene encoding murein biosynthesis integral membrane protein MurJ: MSGKLLKSGLIVSAMTLVSRVLGLVRDVVVARLMGDGAAADVFFFANKIPNFLRRLFAEGAFAQAFIPVLTEVHHQDDKKELREFVAKVSGTLGAIVFIVSLVGVVASPVLAALFGTGWFIEYLNDGPDGQKFELASAMLKITFPYLAFISLTGLSGAILNTLNKFAVAAFTPVLLNVCIIGFAIWMAPSMTQPAFALAWGVFVGGVVQLGFQLPFLWRAGLLVKPRWGWHDPNVVKVRKLMIPALFGVSVGQLNLLFDTFIASFLATGSISWLYYSDRLLEFPLGLFGIAIATVILPTLSRNHVAKDPAAFSGNMDWSVRMVSALGLPAAVGLAFMAEPILTVIFQRGAFTAETAKMASYSLTAYAFGLWFFMLVKVLAPGFYSRQDTKTPVKFGIWCMASNMVFNLIFAVPYGYIGLAIATSLSAALNAGLLYGQLHRIGVYKLTGKSVIFLVRTILACAVMAWTIVYFDRGDGFYALSLAAQIQHVGLTIGAAAATFVIVMLLLGTRPAHFKASGG; the protein is encoded by the coding sequence GTGTCAGGTAAGTTACTCAAATCCGGTCTGATTGTCAGCGCGATGACGCTGGTTTCCCGCGTACTCGGGCTGGTCCGGGATGTGGTGGTCGCCAGGCTGATGGGGGATGGTGCTGCGGCTGACGTCTTCTTTTTTGCCAACAAAATACCCAATTTTCTGCGCCGCCTGTTTGCCGAGGGGGCCTTTGCACAGGCGTTTATCCCGGTGCTGACCGAAGTGCATCATCAGGATGATAAAAAGGAACTGCGGGAGTTTGTGGCCAAGGTGTCCGGTACGCTGGGCGCCATTGTCTTTATTGTTTCACTGGTAGGCGTGGTCGCATCCCCCGTACTGGCGGCGCTGTTTGGCACTGGCTGGTTTATTGAATATCTTAATGACGGGCCAGACGGACAGAAGTTTGAGCTGGCCTCAGCTATGTTAAAAATTACTTTTCCTTATCTGGCGTTTATTTCTCTTACCGGGTTGTCCGGCGCTATTTTAAATACCCTGAATAAATTTGCTGTGGCGGCGTTCACCCCGGTTCTGCTGAACGTGTGTATTATTGGCTTTGCAATATGGATGGCACCATCCATGACACAACCAGCGTTTGCGCTGGCCTGGGGTGTTTTTGTCGGTGGCGTGGTACAGCTGGGTTTTCAGCTGCCGTTTTTATGGCGAGCCGGTTTACTGGTCAAACCGCGCTGGGGCTGGCACGACCCGAATGTGGTCAAAGTGAGAAAATTAATGATTCCCGCGCTCTTTGGCGTATCGGTGGGTCAGCTGAATCTGCTATTTGATACCTTTATTGCCAGCTTTCTGGCTACCGGCTCTATCAGCTGGCTGTATTACTCCGACCGGTTACTGGAATTTCCGCTTGGCTTATTTGGCATTGCGATTGCGACTGTCATTTTACCGACCTTATCGCGCAATCATGTCGCCAAAGATCCCGCTGCCTTTTCTGGCAATATGGACTGGTCTGTGCGTATGGTCTCGGCACTCGGGCTACCCGCCGCAGTGGGGCTGGCCTTTATGGCCGAGCCAATCCTTACGGTGATTTTCCAGCGTGGTGCCTTTACTGCTGAAACCGCCAAAATGGCTTCTTACTCCCTGACCGCGTATGCGTTTGGGCTGTGGTTTTTCATGCTGGTTAAAGTGCTTGCCCCAGGGTTTTATTCCCGGCAGGACACCAAAACACCGGTCAAATTCGGTATCTGGTGTATGGCATCCAATATGGTGTTTAACCTGATCTTTGCAGTGCCGTATGGCTATATCGGGCTGGCCATTGCGACCAGTTTGTCGGCAGCCCTGAACGCCGGTTTATTATACGGACAGTTGCATCGTATCGGCGTGTATAAGTTAACCGGCAAAAGCGTGATATTTCTGGTCAGAACCATCTTGGCTTGCGCCGTCATGGCCTGGACCATTGTGTATTTTGATCGCGGTGATGGTTTTTATGCACTGAGCCTGGCTGCGCAGATTCAGCATGTTGGTCTGACTATCGGTGCGGCCGCCGCTACTTTTGTCATTGTTATGCTGCTGTTGGGCACCCGTCCGGCACACTTTAAAGCATCTGGCGGATAA
- the ribF gene encoding bifunctional riboflavin kinase/FAD synthetase, which translates to MELIRGLHNIRPRHQGCVLTIGKFDGVHKGHRAVLANVQEKARELGLPATVMVFEPQPEEVFTPDKAPARLSTLAEKYRLLKEAGTDRLLCVRFNREFASQSADDFIRRFLVARLGVKFLVVGDDFRFGQGRLGDFDMLRKAGQQYGFDVVSTDSFRVDDCRISSTAVRQALAGGEFERAQAMLGRPFAIRGRVVHGEKKGRTIGFPTANVLLKRFRTPIKGVFAVSLKDDSGTCWQGVANVGSRPTLNGRQMQLEVHIFEYNGDLYGRNIEVYPRQKIRDEIKFDSFEELKSQIEKDAQQARLFFSQ; encoded by the coding sequence GTGGAATTAATCAGAGGCTTGCATAACATTCGCCCCCGACATCAGGGATGTGTACTTACTATCGGTAAGTTTGACGGTGTCCATAAAGGTCACCGGGCCGTGTTGGCCAACGTACAGGAAAAGGCGAGGGAGTTGGGATTACCGGCAACCGTTATGGTGTTTGAGCCTCAGCCTGAAGAAGTCTTTACGCCTGATAAGGCGCCGGCCAGACTAAGTACCCTGGCGGAAAAATACCGCTTATTGAAAGAGGCGGGCACAGACCGCTTATTGTGCGTGCGTTTTAACCGGGAGTTTGCCAGTCAGAGTGCCGATGATTTTATCCGTCGTTTTCTGGTGGCCAGGCTGGGCGTTAAGTTTCTGGTGGTGGGCGATGATTTCCGTTTTGGTCAGGGACGGCTGGGTGATTTTGATATGCTCAGAAAAGCCGGTCAACAGTACGGGTTTGACGTGGTCAGCACCGACAGTTTCCGGGTTGACGACTGCCGTATCAGTTCAACCGCTGTGCGCCAGGCACTGGCCGGTGGAGAGTTTGAGCGGGCGCAGGCCATGCTGGGTCGACCGTTTGCGATCCGCGGGCGGGTGGTTCACGGTGAAAAGAAAGGGCGGACGATTGGCTTTCCTACAGCCAATGTTTTGCTGAAACGGTTTCGCACGCCGATCAAAGGGGTGTTCGCGGTGTCGCTTAAAGATGATAGCGGCACATGCTGGCAGGGCGTGGCTAATGTGGGTTCCCGTCCTACGCTTAACGGCCGCCAGATGCAGCTTGAAGTGCATATATTTGAATATAACGGCGATCTTTATGGCCGCAATATCGAAGTCTACCCAAGACAGAAAATTCGGGATGAAATAAAATTTGACTCATTTGAAGAGTTAAAATCGCAAATTGAAAAAGACGCTCAACAGGCGCGTCTGTTTTTTAGTCAGTAA
- the ileS gene encoding isoleucine--tRNA ligase, with the protein MSDYKATLNLPETPFPMRGNLAQREPKMLKSWQEKGIYKKIREAKAGKTPFVLHDGPPYANGNIHIGHAVNKILKDIIVKSKTLSDFDAPYIPGWDCHGLPIELMVEKKVGKPGQKVTAAEFRQKCREYAQKQIDGQMDDFKRLGVFGEWDKPYKTMDYSSEADIIRALSKIVDSGHLEKGFKPVHWCTDCGSALAEAEVEYKDKVSPAIDVKFPVADSQGIAAAFGVSEADLTAHNTGVVIWTTTPWTLPANRAITLHPELTYALVEVSETGDWLVVAQDLLESCMQRYGITAYEEKATCLGEALDTLKVQHPLFDDVQVPLILGLHVTTDSGTGCVHTAPAHGVDDFNVGKQYGLEVYNPVGSNGVYLDNTPMFAGQFVFKANKGIIEKVQERGNLVLNVSYEHSYPHCWRHKTPIIFRATPQWFISMDKKGLRAESLEQIRETQWIPDWGQNRIEKMVEGRPDWCISRQRTWGVPIPLYVHKTTGEIHPQSSALMEQVAQQVEQKGIQAWWDLDDATLLGNDAGDYDKVTDTLDVWFDSGVTHYFVVDRREDIPASADLYLEGSDQHRGWFMSSLMSSTAMHGHAPYKQVLTHGFTVDQHGRKMSKSVGNVVAPQEVTNKLGADILRLWVASTDYRGEIAVSDEILKRAADGYRRVRNTARFLLANLNGFEPQQHAVAPENMVALDRWIVSRTRELQQELIAAYEKYDLLVVSQKLTHFCSVELGSFYLDIIKDRQYTAKADSNARRSCQTALYHIAEALVRWMSPITSFTAQEIWQELPGEREEFVFTQSWYTGLEQFAAQETFGDAFWHQMLDIKDAANQAMEQARKDGRLGGSLEAEVHLYASQELLDVLSQLDDELRFVFITSGVVLHPASERSDNAVATEVEGLSIAVTKSAGEKCTRCWHHREDVGTHDAHPELCGRCITNVDGEGETRQYA; encoded by the coding sequence ATGAGTGATTATAAAGCCACATTAAACCTCCCGGAAACGCCGTTTCCGATGCGCGGTAACCTAGCGCAACGCGAACCTAAAATGCTTAAGTCATGGCAAGAAAAGGGCATTTATAAAAAAATTCGCGAAGCGAAGGCAGGCAAAACACCATTCGTATTGCACGATGGTCCTCCGTATGCCAACGGTAATATTCATATTGGCCATGCGGTAAATAAAATCCTCAAAGACATTATTGTAAAGTCAAAAACCTTATCTGATTTTGACGCACCTTATATTCCGGGCTGGGATTGTCACGGCTTACCTATCGAACTGATGGTTGAAAAGAAAGTTGGTAAGCCGGGTCAGAAGGTCACGGCGGCTGAGTTTCGTCAAAAATGTCGTGAATACGCGCAAAAGCAAATTGACGGTCAGATGGATGACTTCAAGCGACTAGGTGTATTTGGCGAATGGGACAAGCCGTACAAAACCATGGATTACAGCTCAGAAGCTGACATCATCCGTGCACTGAGCAAAATTGTTGACTCAGGCCACCTGGAAAAAGGCTTTAAGCCGGTTCACTGGTGTACTGACTGTGGGTCGGCTCTGGCTGAAGCGGAAGTAGAATACAAAGATAAAGTATCGCCGGCGATTGATGTGAAATTCCCGGTAGCAGACAGCCAGGGCATTGCTGCAGCCTTTGGCGTGAGCGAAGCTGACCTGACTGCACACAATACCGGTGTGGTTATCTGGACAACCACGCCATGGACACTGCCGGCCAACCGCGCCATTACCCTGCACCCGGAGCTGACCTATGCCCTGGTTGAGGTAAGCGAAACCGGTGACTGGCTAGTGGTTGCGCAGGATCTGCTGGAAAGCTGTATGCAGCGCTACGGCATCACCGCGTATGAAGAAAAAGCTACCTGCCTGGGTGAAGCCCTGGATACGCTCAAAGTACAGCATCCGCTGTTTGACGATGTTCAGGTACCTTTGATTCTGGGTCTGCATGTTACGACTGATTCAGGTACTGGCTGTGTACATACTGCACCTGCTCACGGTGTTGATGACTTTAATGTTGGTAAGCAGTACGGCCTTGAAGTGTACAATCCGGTAGGCAGCAATGGTGTGTATCTTGACAATACGCCAATGTTTGCCGGCCAGTTTGTGTTTAAAGCCAACAAGGGCATCATCGAAAAAGTGCAGGAGCGTGGTAATCTGGTGCTCAACGTAAGCTACGAGCACAGCTACCCGCACTGCTGGCGCCACAAAACGCCCATCATTTTCCGTGCCACGCCTCAGTGGTTTATCAGCATGGATAAAAAAGGACTTCGCGCTGAATCGCTGGAACAAATCCGTGAAACCCAGTGGATTCCGGATTGGGGTCAGAACCGCATCGAAAAAATGGTCGAAGGTCGTCCTGACTGGTGTATTTCCCGCCAGCGTACCTGGGGTGTGCCTATTCCTTTATACGTGCATAAGACAACCGGTGAAATTCATCCGCAAAGCAGCGCGCTGATGGAGCAGGTGGCACAGCAGGTCGAGCAAAAAGGCATTCAGGCCTGGTGGGATCTGGACGATGCCACTTTGCTGGGTAACGATGCCGGCGACTATGACAAAGTGACCGACACTCTGGATGTCTGGTTTGACTCCGGTGTGACGCACTACTTTGTGGTAGACCGTCGCGAAGATATTCCGGCCAGTGCCGACTTATATCTGGAAGGCTCTGACCAGCACCGCGGCTGGTTTATGTCGTCACTGATGAGCTCTACCGCCATGCACGGCCACGCCCCGTACAAACAGGTGCTGACGCACGGCTTTACGGTTGACCAGCATGGTCGCAAAATGTCCAAGTCGGTCGGCAATGTAGTAGCACCACAGGAAGTTACCAATAAACTGGGCGCCGATATTCTGCGTCTGTGGGTCGCATCAACCGATTACCGCGGCGAAATTGCGGTGTCGGATGAAATTCTTAAACGCGCCGCTGACGGCTATCGCCGTGTGCGTAACACGGCACGCTTCCTGCTGGCCAATCTGAATGGATTTGAGCCTCAGCAGCATGCGGTTGCACCTGAAAACATGGTGGCACTGGATCGCTGGATTGTCAGCCGGACCCGCGAACTGCAGCAGGAACTGATTGCTGCTTACGAAAAATATGACCTGCTGGTAGTCAGCCAGAAACTGACTCACTTCTGTTCTGTGGAACTGGGTAGTTTTTATCTGGATATCATCAAAGATCGTCAGTACACCGCTAAAGCTGACAGTAACGCCCGCCGTTCCTGTCAGACCGCGCTGTATCATATCGCCGAAGCACTGGTACGCTGGATGTCCCCGATAACCAGCTTCACAGCACAGGAAATCTGGCAGGAGTTGCCGGGCGAACGTGAAGAGTTTGTGTTTACCCAAAGCTGGTACACAGGCCTGGAGCAATTTGCCGCGCAGGAAACCTTTGGTGATGCTTTCTGGCACCAGATGCTGGACATCAAGGATGCAGCAAACCAGGCAATGGAACAGGCCCGTAAAGACGGCCGCCTGGGCGGTTCACTGGAAGCTGAAGTTCATCTGTATGCCAGCCAGGAATTACTGGATGTGCTGAGCCAGCTGGATGATGAACTGCGCTTTGTGTTTATCACTTCTGGTGTTGTTCTGCATCCGGCCAGCGAGCGTTCTGACAATGCCGTGGCCACCGAGGTGGAAGGTTTGTCGATTGCAGTGACCAAGAGCGCGGGTGAAAAATGCACCCGTTGCTGGCATCATCGCGAAGATGTGGGTACGCACGATGCGCACCCTGAGCTGTGTGGTCGTTGTATTACTAACGTCGATGGCGAAGGGGAAACGCGTCAGTATGCTTAA
- the lspA gene encoding signal peptidase II — MLNMLRQSGLRFLWLSLVVFALDQWTKYAVLGSMQLYQSVEVMPFFNLTYVHNYGAAFSFLHDAAGWQRWFFTGIAAVVSTLILWWLRSTPRHQVMLPVAFCFILGGALGNVYDRLVHGYVIDFLDFYVGQYHWPAFNLADAGIFIGAAMLIVDMLINNHDKDSGKDQASTQRSK, encoded by the coding sequence ATGCTTAACATGCTACGGCAGTCCGGGCTGCGCTTCTTATGGCTCAGCCTGGTGGTGTTTGCCCTTGACCAATGGACCAAGTACGCGGTACTGGGCTCAATGCAGTTGTATCAGTCAGTGGAAGTGATGCCATTTTTCAACCTGACATACGTACACAACTATGGGGCGGCATTTAGCTTTTTGCATGATGCAGCCGGCTGGCAACGCTGGTTTTTCACCGGCATTGCTGCGGTGGTCAGCACTCTGATTCTTTGGTGGTTGCGCAGCACCCCTCGTCATCAGGTGATGCTGCCGGTGGCATTCTGCTTTATTCTGGGTGGTGCGCTGGGCAACGTCTATGACCGCCTGGTTCATGGCTATGTGATCGATTTTCTCGATTTTTATGTGGGGCAGTACCACTGGCCGGCGTTTAATCTGGCCGATGCCGGTATTTTTATCGGCGCGGCTATGCTGATTGTTGATATGTTAATTAACAATCATGATAAAGATTCTGGTAAAGACCAGGCTTCAACTCAACGCAGTAAGTGA